A stretch of the Medicago truncatula cultivar Jemalong A17 chromosome 5, MtrunA17r5.0-ANR, whole genome shotgun sequence genome encodes the following:
- the LOC11422141 gene encoding ribonuclease 1 — MEFKGSFLIKLLLLLHVSILCASQSHDFDFFYFVQQWPGSYCDSQKSSCCYPTTGKPAADFGIHGLWPNYKDGTYPSNCDPSNAFKPSQISDLTSNLQKNWPTLACPSGNGITFWTHEWEKHGTCSESVLSQHDYFETTLNLRQKANLLQALTSAGIQPDGGSYTLSSIKGAIQNAIGYTPYIECNVDSSKNSQLYQVYLCVDTSGSDFIDCPVFPKGKACGSKIEFPSF; from the exons ATGGAGTTCAAAGGGTCATTTTTAATTAAGCTTCTCTTGCTTCTGCATGTATCAATTCTCTGTGCTTCACAGTCACATGATTTTGATTTCTTCTACTTTGTTCAACAG TGGCCAGGATCATATTGTGACTCACAGAAGAGTAGTTGTTGCTACCCAACAACTGGAAAGCCTGCTGCAGATTTTGGAATTCATGGTCTCTGGCCTAATTATAAGGATGGCACTTACCCTTCTAACTGTGATCCCAGTAACGCTTTTAAGCCATCTCAG ATATCTGATCTCACAagtaatttacaaaaaaattggcCCACACTAGCATGCCCAAGTGGCAATGGAATAACATTTTGGACCCATGAATGGGAGAAACATGGTACTTGCTCTGAATCAGTGCTAAGTCAACATGACTATTTTGAAACAACTCTCAATTTGAGACAAAAAGCCAACCTCCTCCAAGCTCTTACAAGTGCAG GAATACAACCTGATGGAGGATCCTACACTTTGAGCAGCATCAAAGGAGCTATACAAAATGCAATTGGGTATACTCCATACATTGAATGCAATGTTGATTCATCCAAAAACAGCCAACTTTATCAAGTTTACTTGTGTGTGGACACTTCTGGATCAGACTTCATTGACTGCCCTGTGTTCCCAAAAGGCAAAGCATGTGGATCTAAGATTGAGTTCCCATCTTTTTAA